From the Dryobates pubescens isolate bDryPub1 chromosome 29, bDryPub1.pri, whole genome shotgun sequence genome, one window contains:
- the LOC128898643 gene encoding proline-rich protein 2-like: protein MAQPKRITRRPSPLGNSGVREPNPAHNSGRPGWQPRRQPLPVPGGPAAGAPPARQPSGLPPALSDAGSPAARSPEQAPPRPRLAACLGPADPWGPSAVPPPAERRRQPPPPAPAPAPAPRHGRPARGDGRERSRGAGGRGGREAARSPARHSPRDRHETAAPLLRRSRPLCRSRPLCRSHPLCRSHPLCRSRPLCRSRPLCRSRPPPRVPPQAPPARGSPSAFPLPAPPPSRRGRKVRRCRTERLRHRGAAAGP from the exons ATGGCACAACCGAAACGCATCACACGGCGGCCGTCGCCCCTCGGTAACTCGGGGGTGCGAGAGCCGAACCCGGCGCACAACAGCGGCCGT ccaggctggcagccccGCCGGCAGCCTCTCCCCGTGCCCGGAGGCCCCGCCGCGGGGGCGCCTCCCGCCCGCCAGCCCTCCGGGCTCCCTCCGGCCCTCAGCGACGCGGGCTCGCCGGCAGCCCGCTCCCCTGAGCAGGCCCCGCCGAGACCGAGGCTCGCTGCGTGCCTAGGCCCTGCCGACCCCTGGGGACCCTCCGCGGTTCCCCCCCCCGCCGAGAGGCGACGCCAGCCACCTCctcccgccccggccccggcccccgcGCCCCGCCACGGGCGCCCCGCTCGGGGCGACGGCCGCGAGCGCTCTCGGGGCGCgggggggcgcggggggcgCGAGGCCGCCCGGAGCCCGGCACGTCACTCACCGCGCGACCGCCACGAGACCGCGGCTCCTCTGCTCCGCCGGTCCCGCCCCCTCTGCCGGTCCCGCCCCCTCTGCCGGTCCCACCCCCTCTGCCGGTCCCACCCCCTCTGCCGGTCCCGCCCCCTCTGCCGGTCCCGCCCCCTCTGCCGGTCCCGCCCCCCTCCCCGCGTGCCCCCCCAAGCCCCGCCCGCTCGCGGTTCCCCTTCCGCCTTCCCCctccccgcgccgccgccgtcCCGCCGCGGCCGCAAAGTGCGCC